A single genomic interval of Lathyrus oleraceus cultivar Zhongwan6 chromosome 7, CAAS_Psat_ZW6_1.0, whole genome shotgun sequence harbors:
- the LOC127103949 gene encoding uncharacterized protein LOC127103949, protein MAQEDMEKTTFITPWGTFFYMVMPFRLNNVCATYQRAMDTLFHNMIHREIKVYVDDMIAKSQTEEEYLVNLEKLFERVRKFKLRLNPNKCTFGVRSDKLIGFIVSQHGNEVDPKKVKDIQDMPPAKTEKVHISPYGHLCADLQTSLKGSSLIWNDDCQRGFVKIEEYLQEPPILMPHVPGKPLIMYLTILEGSMGFVFGQHDEPGKKEHVIYYLSKKFTDCESRYSMLKKTCYALAWAAKRLRQYMLTHTTLLISKVGPIKYIFERPALTDTVARWKMVLTEIYIQHVTQKVIKGSILSDYLAQQPLEDYLSMHFEFLDEDIMLIRDCIIPYPEEGPEPGSRWTLVFDGAFNAHGNGIGAVITSPTALVISQVKGDWDTRDHKLIPYKEHVLKLTPYFDETIFHRIPRKENQLVDALATLVSMFKVKWKNEAPFFHLNYLDEFAYCLAAKDGANGYPWFYDIIRFLGFQEYSKDASITDKKYLQKLSSKFFLSGGVLYKRNYDSVLLRCVNKQEANQIITEIHEGSFGTHVSGHTMVKKILRAGYYWMTMEVDYHLRVQTCHKFQIYADKIHVQSMPLNVLTSPWPFVMWGIGIIGSIEPTTSNGQHFILVAIDYFTKWVESVSYANVTRQGVAWFIRKEIIYRYGIPNKIITYNGFNLNNKMMKELC, encoded by the exons ATGGCTcaagaagatatggagaaaactactttcataaccccatggggcactTTCTTCTACATGGTTATGCCTTTTAGATTAAATAATGTTTGTGCTACATACCAACGAGCCATGGACACTCTCTTTCACAACATGATTCATAGAGAGATAAAGgtctatgttgacgatatgataGCCAAATCTCAAACCGAGGAGGAATACCTTGTCAATCTGGAAAAGTTGTTTGAGAGGGTAAGGAAGTTCAAATTGAGGCTTAATCCTAATAAATGCACGTTTGGGGTAAGATCCGACAAATTGATAGGTTTTATCGTCAGCCAACATGGCAATGAGGTGGATCCTAAGAAGGTGAAGGACATACAAGATATGCCTCCAGCCAAAACTGAAAAG gttcatatctcaccttaTGGCCACTTGTGTGCCGATCTTCAAACTTCTCTGAAAGGATCAAGCCTCATTTGGAACGATGATTGCCAAAGAGGTTTTGTGAAGATCGAGGAGTACTTGCAAGAACCTCCTATTTTAATGCCTCATGTACCCGGAAAACCATTGATCATGTACCTCACCATCCTCGAGGGATCTATGGGATTTGTCTTTGGCCAACATGACGAGCCTGGTAAGAAAGAACATGTAatatactacttaagcaagaagttcaccgattgtgagagTAGATATTCAATGCTTAAAAAGACTTGTTATGCACTAGCATGGGCTGCCAAACGCTTAAGACAGTACATGCTCACTCATACAACACTGTTGATCTCTAAGGTGGGCCCTATTAAATACATCTTTGAGAGGCCTGCTCTAACCGATACAGTAGCCCGATGGAAAATGGTGTTAACCGAGATTTACatccaacatgtcactcaaaaggTCATCAAAGGAAGTATATTATCTGACTATCTCGCACAACAGCCCTTGGAAGACTACCTATCCATGCATTTTGAATTTCTTGATGAAGATATCATGTTGATTAGGGATTGCATCATCCCCTACCCTGAAGAAGGACCCGAGCCTGGGTCCCGTTGGACTttggtttttgatggagcttTTAACGCTCACGgcaatggcattggggcagtTATCACCTCCCCAACTG ctctggtgatcagCCAAGTTAAAGGAGATTGGGATACTAGAGATCACAAGCTCATTCCTTACAAGGAGCATGTCTTGAAACTAACCCCTTACTTCGATGAGACCATATTCCATCGCATACCTAGAAAGGAGAATCAGCTAGTTGATGCCTTGGCAACTTTGGTGTCCATGTTTAAGGTCaagtggaagaatgaagcaccatTCTTTCACCTCAACTACTTGGACGAGTTTGCTTACTGTTTGGCGGCCAAAGACGGAGCCAATGGTTatccttggttctatgacatcatAAGATTCCTAGGATTCCAAGAATACTCAAAGGACGCATCCATCACTGACAAGAAGTACCTTCAGAAACTGTCTTCCAAGTTCTTCTTAAGTGGAGGGGTATTGTACAAAAGAAATTATGATTCGGTTTTGCTAagatgtgtgaacaagcaagAAGCAAACCAAATCATTACGGAAAtccatgaaggctcctttgggACGCATGTCAGTGGACACACTATGGTAAAGAAAATTTTAagggctggttattattggatgactatggaggtTGACTATCACCTCCGTGTCCAAACATGCCACAAATTCCAGATATATGCCGACAAGATCCATGTACAGTCAATGCCACTCAATGTCTTGACATCTCCTTGGCCTTTTGTCATGTGGGGCATTGGCATAATCGGAAGCATAGAGCCAACTACCTCAAATGGGCAGCACTTCATCCTTGTAGCCATTGACTATTTTACGAAATGGGTAGAATCTGTCTCATACGCCAACGTTACCAGACAAGGGGTGGCTTGGTTCATAAGAAAAGAAATCATTTATCGTTATGGGATCCCCAATAAGATCATTACTTATAATGGATTtaacctcaataacaagatgatgaaagagttatgtTGA